In Silene latifolia isolate original U9 population chromosome X, ASM4854445v1, whole genome shotgun sequence, the following proteins share a genomic window:
- the LOC141619639 gene encoding sugar transporter ERD6-like 5 isoform X1: METPRVNNTPLLNKNTVESGGATAAVVFSTLVAVSGSFVFGCSVGFSSPAESGMISDLGLTLAQYSIFGSTMTIGAMIGAVISGRVADHVGRRAAMGLSELLCIAGWLSIVLAKVAWLLDTARFSIGIGIGILSYVVPVYIAEITPKDLRGRFTAAHQLMICCGVSMMWLIGIIIQWRILALIGAIPCLLQLVGLFFVPESPRWLAKNCRWQECEDALKRLRGHRADISVEAADIREYTENLQHLSQTKLSDLFRQEYTRSLTVGVGLMVLQQFGGVNAIAYYASSIFESAGFSSRVGILASVALQVPMTVLSTLLTDKAGRRPLLMISAAGTCVGSFLTGLSFLFQDLHKWNAGAPILALVGVLMFSGSFSLGMGGVPWVIMSEIFPINVKGLAGSLVAVVNWLGSWIISFGFNFLMGWSPPGTFFIFCAICGSTVLFVAMLVPETKGRSLEEIQASMNPIESQQHAGIGYADIAAQA; encoded by the exons atggaaacacCAAGAGTGAACAACACTCCTCTGCTGAACAAGAACACAGTAGAATCAGGAGGTGCAACTGCTGCTGTTGTGTTTAGCACTTTGGTTGCTGTTTCTGGTTCTTTTGTCTTTGGTTGTTCT GTGGGTTTCTCATCACCTGCTGAATCTGGAATGATTTCTGACCTCGGACTGACTTTGGCACAG TACTCAATCTTTGGATCAACAATGACAATTGGAGCGATGATAGGTGCTGTGATTAGTGGACGGGTAGCAGACCATGTTGGAAGGAGAGCT GCAATGGGATTATCGGAACTTCTTTGCATTGCAGGATGGCTTTCAATTGTGTTGGCAAAG GTGGCTTGGTTACTTGATACTGCGAGATTTTCTATTGGTATCGGGATTGGAATACTTTCATATGTG GTGCCGGTATATATAGCAGAAATAACTCCAAAAGATCTTAGAGGAAGATTTACAGCAGCACATCAG CTGATGATTTGTTGTGGTGTATCAATGATGTGGCTCATCGGGATTATCATTCAGTGGCGCATACTTGCACTGATCG GAGCTATTCCTTGTTTACTTCAGTTGGTTGGCCTATTCTTTGTCCCGGAGTCTCCACGGTGGCTG GCAAAAAACTGTAGGTGGCAAGAGTGTGAAGACGCTTTGAAGCGTCTTAGGGGACACCGTGCTGATATTTCAGTTGAAGCTGCCGATATTAgg GAATACACAGAGAACCTTCAACACTTATCTCAAACTAAGCTAAGTGACTTATTCCGACAGGAGTATACCCGTTCCCTAACA GTCGGAGTTGGACTTATGGTCCTCCAACAATTTGGAGGGGTTAATGCGATTGCATACTATGCAAGCTCTATATTCGAATCTGCTG GGTTTTCAAGTAGGGTCGGGATACTAGCTTCGGTAGCACTTCAG GTCCCTATGACAGTACTTAGCACACTCTTGACAGATAAAGCAGGACGACGACCTCTTCTTATG ATTTCTGCAGCAGGGACTTGTGTAGGTAGCTTCTTGACCGGACTCTCATTCTTATTCCAG GATCTTCATAAATGGAATGCCGGGGCTCCCATTTTGGCACTTGTTGGCGTGTTG ATGTTTTCAGGATCCTTCTCGCTTGGAATGGGTGGTGTACCATGGGTTATTATGTCCGAG ATATTTCCGATTAATGTCAAAGGCCTAGCAGGTAGTCTTGTCGCCGTAGTAAACTGGCTTGGTTCATGGATAATTTCTTTCGGGTTCAATTTTCTGATGGGTTGGAGTCCTCCCG GGACGTTCTTCATTTTCTGCGCCATTTGCGGCTCAACTGTCCTGTTTGTAGCAATGCTTGTACCTGAGACTAAAGGACGGTCACTCGAGGAGATACAAGCATCCATGAACCCTATAGAATCACAGCAACACGC AGGTATTGGATATGCAGATATCGCTGCTCAAGCTTAG
- the LOC141619639 gene encoding sugar transporter ERD6-like 5 isoform X3: MGLSELLCIAGWLSIVLAKVAWLLDTARFSIGIGIGILSYVVPVYIAEITPKDLRGRFTAAHQLMICCGVSMMWLIGIIIQWRILALIGAIPCLLQLVGLFFVPESPRWLAKNCRWQECEDALKRLRGHRADISVEAADIREYTENLQHLSQTKLSDLFRQEYTRSLTVGVGLMVLQQFGGVNAIAYYASSIFESAGFSSRVGILASVALQVPMTVLSTLLTDKAGRRPLLMISAAGTCVGSFLTGLSFLFQDLHKWNAGAPILALVGVLMFSGSFSLGMGGVPWVIMSEIFPINVKGLAGSLVAVVNWLGSWIISFGFNFLMGWSPPGTFFIFCAICGSTVLFVAMLVPETKGRSLEEIQASMNPIESQQHAGIGYADIAAQA, encoded by the exons ATGGGATTATCGGAACTTCTTTGCATTGCAGGATGGCTTTCAATTGTGTTGGCAAAG GTGGCTTGGTTACTTGATACTGCGAGATTTTCTATTGGTATCGGGATTGGAATACTTTCATATGTG GTGCCGGTATATATAGCAGAAATAACTCCAAAAGATCTTAGAGGAAGATTTACAGCAGCACATCAG CTGATGATTTGTTGTGGTGTATCAATGATGTGGCTCATCGGGATTATCATTCAGTGGCGCATACTTGCACTGATCG GAGCTATTCCTTGTTTACTTCAGTTGGTTGGCCTATTCTTTGTCCCGGAGTCTCCACGGTGGCTG GCAAAAAACTGTAGGTGGCAAGAGTGTGAAGACGCTTTGAAGCGTCTTAGGGGACACCGTGCTGATATTTCAGTTGAAGCTGCCGATATTAgg GAATACACAGAGAACCTTCAACACTTATCTCAAACTAAGCTAAGTGACTTATTCCGACAGGAGTATACCCGTTCCCTAACA GTCGGAGTTGGACTTATGGTCCTCCAACAATTTGGAGGGGTTAATGCGATTGCATACTATGCAAGCTCTATATTCGAATCTGCTG GGTTTTCAAGTAGGGTCGGGATACTAGCTTCGGTAGCACTTCAG GTCCCTATGACAGTACTTAGCACACTCTTGACAGATAAAGCAGGACGACGACCTCTTCTTATG ATTTCTGCAGCAGGGACTTGTGTAGGTAGCTTCTTGACCGGACTCTCATTCTTATTCCAG GATCTTCATAAATGGAATGCCGGGGCTCCCATTTTGGCACTTGTTGGCGTGTTG ATGTTTTCAGGATCCTTCTCGCTTGGAATGGGTGGTGTACCATGGGTTATTATGTCCGAG ATATTTCCGATTAATGTCAAAGGCCTAGCAGGTAGTCTTGTCGCCGTAGTAAACTGGCTTGGTTCATGGATAATTTCTTTCGGGTTCAATTTTCTGATGGGTTGGAGTCCTCCCG GGACGTTCTTCATTTTCTGCGCCATTTGCGGCTCAACTGTCCTGTTTGTAGCAATGCTTGTACCTGAGACTAAAGGACGGTCACTCGAGGAGATACAAGCATCCATGAACCCTATAGAATCACAGCAACACGC AGGTATTGGATATGCAGATATCGCTGCTCAAGCTTAG
- the LOC141619641 gene encoding sugar transporter ERD6-like 5, which produces MAEDNSDKIPLLHSIGGGDRSGGGGGEITNVLIFSIFIAVCTSFVGGSTYAYSAPVQSAIISDLGLSTADYSLFGSILTIGGLFGSILCGKITDYVGRKATMGIANILYIIGWLLIAFSQGAWSLDSGRLILGFATSLGDYVVPVYIAEIAPKNIRGGLVFMSQLMFFTGIASVLLVGLVTRWRMLALIAMLPCVIQLLGIFSIPESPRWLVNVGRVDDYETALQWLRGKNTDISQEAADIRCLQDYIDGVEDIEGDSFFNVFRLKYAYALTVGLGIMALSSFGGTTGILYYGTEIFESAGFSGTIGTMTMALIQLPPSVLGVVMMDKFGRWPLLMYSAGGMCLACLSVALSFLLKEHGWLTFYSPYLAFIGISIFSAAYPIGMGGIPYVIMSEIFPINIKGAAGSLAIVVSYLSDLIVSYSFNFMMGWSSSGTFFIFTCINLFTLFFVAKMVPETKGRTLEEIQLLLIW; this is translated from the exons ATGGCGGAAGATAATTCTGATAAAATACCATTGCTCCACAGTATCGGTGGCGGTGATCGTAGTGGCGGTGGCGGTGGCGAAATTACGAATGTTCTCATATTTAGCATCTTCATTGCCGTCTGTACTTCCTTTGTTGGTGGTTCCACC taCGCATATTCTGCTCCGGTACAGTCTGCAATCATCTCTGACTTGGGTCTCTCTACAGCAGAT TATTCACTCTTCGGATCAATATTGACCATTGGAGGATTGTTTGGCTCGATTCTGTGTGGCAAAATAACAGACTATGTCGGTCGTAAGGCT ACTATGGGCATTGCAAACATACTCTACATTATCGGATGGCTTTTAATAGCATTTTCTCAG GGTGCTTGGTCACTTGATTCCGGAAGACTAATTTTGGGATTTGCTACTTCCCTCGGTGACTACGTG GTTCCTGTGTACATAGCAGAGATAGCACCAAAGAATATCCGTGGTGGATTAGTGTTTATGTCTCAG CTGATGTTCTTTACTGGAATCGCATCAGTTCTTCTCGTTGGGCTTGTAACTAGATGGCGCATGTTAGCTTTGATCG CTATGCTTCCATGTGTGATACAACTTTTGGGCATATTCTCCATTCCGGAATCTCCTAGATGGTTG GTGAATGTTGGTCGTGTTGATGATTACGAGACTGCTTTGCAATGGTTAAGGGGAAAGAACACGGATATATCTCAAGAAGCAGCTGACATTAGA TGTCTTCAGGACTACATTGACGGCGTTGAAGATATTGAAGGAGATAGCTTCTTTAATGTGTTCCGTCTAAAGTATGCATATGCGCTGACA GTAGGCCTAGGCATCATGGCACTATCTTCATTTGGCGGAACAACTGGAATTTTATACTATGGAACTGAAATTTTTGAATCAGCTG GATTTTCAGGTACTATAGGGACTATGACGATGGCTCTTATTCAG CTTCCTCCAAGTGTTCTTGGTGTAGTTATGATGGATAAATTCGGAAGATGGCCACTTTTGATG TATTCTGCTGGTGGGATGTGTTTGGCTTGCCTTTCGGTTGCATTATCATTTCTTCTAAAG GAACATGGGTGGCTCACATTTTACAGTCCTTATCTCGCTTTCATAGGCATATCG ATATTTTCTGCAGCGTACCCAATTGGCATGGGCGGGATACCATACGTCATAATGTCAGAG ATATTCCCGATAAACATAAAGGGAGCAGCCGGAAGCTTAGCGATTGTCGTAAGCTACTTGAGTGATTTGATTGTTTCATACTCATTTAACTTCATGATGGGTTGGAGCTCTTCAG GGACATTTTTTATATTCACATGTATCAACCTCTTTACTTTGTTTTTCGTCGCAAAAATGGTCCCAGAGACGAAGGGACGAACATTGGAGGAGATACAATTGTTACTAATATGGTAA
- the LOC141621083 gene encoding uncharacterized protein LOC141621083: MGLHKDKTVADLHPKAAAHDRRMSPNDLMEQRLKVLSKEEAQARVVSGVVRRTRRTRPLVATGSTPASTPIPSPKKVEIVEIPDEGGSDAEGSPLIRKRKGTASTAGKEVPSPVKKAKHDQPQSAIAHVGQQAVGSSAQVGGQGTTVNPSSQKAFVSPLRS, translated from the exons atggggctgcacaaagataaaaccgttgctgaCTTGCATCCTAAGGCTGCAGCCCATGACCGCAGGATGTCGCCGAACGATCTCATGGAACAGCGGCTGAAGGTCTTGAGCAAAGAGGAGGCGCAGGCGAGGGTTGTTAGCGGCGTGGTGCGTCGGACGCGGAGAACAAGGCCCTTGGTGGCAACGGGGTCGACACCGGCTTCAACTCCCATACCCTcccctaagaaggtggagattgttgagaTTCCCGATGAGGGGGGTTCTGACgcagagggatctccccttatccgtaagAGGAAGGGGACGGCTTCTACcgctggcaaggaagtgccttCTCCGGTCAAGAAGGCCAAACATG ATCAGCCGCAGTCGGCTATTGCTCACGTTGGGCAGCAGGCGGTGGGGTCCTCTGCACAGGTTGGTGGTCAGGGCaccaccgtcaacccttcatcccagaaggctttcgTCTCCCCCCTGCGCAGCTAG
- the LOC141619639 gene encoding sugar transporter ERD6-like 5 isoform X2 translates to METPRVNNTPLLNKNTVESGGATAAVVFSTLVAVSGSFVFGCSVGFSSPAESGMISDLGLTLAQYSIFGSTMTIGAMIGAVISGRVADHVGRRAAMGLSELLCIAGWLSIVLAKVAWLLDTARFSIGIGIGILSYVVPVYIAEITPKDLRGRFTAAHQLMICCGVSMMWLIGIIIQWRILALIGAIPCLLQLVGLFFVPESPRWLAKNCRWQECEDALKRLRGHRADISVEAADIREYTENLQHLSQTKLSDLFRQEYTRSLTVGVGLMVLQQFGGVNAIAYYASSIFESAGFSSRVGILASVALQVPMTVLSTLLTDKAGRRPLLMISAAGTCVGSFLTGLSFLFQDLHKWNAGAPILALVGVLMFSGSFSLGMGGVPWVIMSEIFPINVKGLAGSLVAVVNWLGSWIISFGFNFLMGWSPPGTFFIFCAICGSTVLFVAMLVPETKGRSLEEIQASPVHLTRLAFPYTGAFKTLN, encoded by the exons atggaaacacCAAGAGTGAACAACACTCCTCTGCTGAACAAGAACACAGTAGAATCAGGAGGTGCAACTGCTGCTGTTGTGTTTAGCACTTTGGTTGCTGTTTCTGGTTCTTTTGTCTTTGGTTGTTCT GTGGGTTTCTCATCACCTGCTGAATCTGGAATGATTTCTGACCTCGGACTGACTTTGGCACAG TACTCAATCTTTGGATCAACAATGACAATTGGAGCGATGATAGGTGCTGTGATTAGTGGACGGGTAGCAGACCATGTTGGAAGGAGAGCT GCAATGGGATTATCGGAACTTCTTTGCATTGCAGGATGGCTTTCAATTGTGTTGGCAAAG GTGGCTTGGTTACTTGATACTGCGAGATTTTCTATTGGTATCGGGATTGGAATACTTTCATATGTG GTGCCGGTATATATAGCAGAAATAACTCCAAAAGATCTTAGAGGAAGATTTACAGCAGCACATCAG CTGATGATTTGTTGTGGTGTATCAATGATGTGGCTCATCGGGATTATCATTCAGTGGCGCATACTTGCACTGATCG GAGCTATTCCTTGTTTACTTCAGTTGGTTGGCCTATTCTTTGTCCCGGAGTCTCCACGGTGGCTG GCAAAAAACTGTAGGTGGCAAGAGTGTGAAGACGCTTTGAAGCGTCTTAGGGGACACCGTGCTGATATTTCAGTTGAAGCTGCCGATATTAgg GAATACACAGAGAACCTTCAACACTTATCTCAAACTAAGCTAAGTGACTTATTCCGACAGGAGTATACCCGTTCCCTAACA GTCGGAGTTGGACTTATGGTCCTCCAACAATTTGGAGGGGTTAATGCGATTGCATACTATGCAAGCTCTATATTCGAATCTGCTG GGTTTTCAAGTAGGGTCGGGATACTAGCTTCGGTAGCACTTCAG GTCCCTATGACAGTACTTAGCACACTCTTGACAGATAAAGCAGGACGACGACCTCTTCTTATG ATTTCTGCAGCAGGGACTTGTGTAGGTAGCTTCTTGACCGGACTCTCATTCTTATTCCAG GATCTTCATAAATGGAATGCCGGGGCTCCCATTTTGGCACTTGTTGGCGTGTTG ATGTTTTCAGGATCCTTCTCGCTTGGAATGGGTGGTGTACCATGGGTTATTATGTCCGAG ATATTTCCGATTAATGTCAAAGGCCTAGCAGGTAGTCTTGTCGCCGTAGTAAACTGGCTTGGTTCATGGATAATTTCTTTCGGGTTCAATTTTCTGATGGGTTGGAGTCCTCCCG GGACGTTCTTCATTTTCTGCGCCATTTGCGGCTCAACTGTCCTGTTTGTAGCAATGCTTGTACCTGAGACTAAAGGACGGTCACTCGAGGAGATACAAGCATCC CCTGTACATCTAACTCGCTTAGCTTTTCCATATACGGGAGCATTTAAGACACTGAACTAA